Proteins found in one Triticum urartu cultivar G1812 chromosome 4, Tu2.1, whole genome shotgun sequence genomic segment:
- the LOC125551982 gene encoding rab3 GTPase-activating protein catalytic subunit — MGTSPYLPPPPPLRLPPTDPTRQTGKLPRDPAPPPTSSPASPREGIADAAMASTSSKHAKHRRIGEDDGEEEEAEEELGRFDDFTIASSWERFISEIEAICRQWLADGPKILMQKGAETVPSFENLYMVKRELKHGKRVYCMEYHFRKSAKGKYSYWDDDTHSTQLSFGVDEFLIIAPLSASGVVLDDPESTKLLSSVAIALSNCGSNWPAFVPVHDPSRKAYIGIQNMGTVFTRRFEADRIGSQVPIRLMHLEGLHELFLSKFVLSSTDFPAKVKVNFSMKLTYRTPEHDYDHEETLDSEATESIPESEVASQPRKQWDDDCPWAEWYSAEDPVKGFELTTIWGEKMFEESFEMAEVENASSFDADSWLLQPVVSPYMVDDSIGKFVGFASQLHLLVNAFESSAEAQFLEDFVADNSGQDNSKSSVAVPPPSVIDRVMKDLFNDEAGNSNYVEAENKYGRALKGAPSNSLFAQFCLHALWFGNCNIRAIAVLWIDFVREIRWCWEESERLPRMKTTSSIDLSACVIHQKLQMLAICIERKKSLNRKKDTDDAHKEKTSNSMAPDKIRKGSAGAVPSMMLINTFQEMHAPYTQDAPLMTEDMHEERLHAAEAFGNAVGLSGQLERDILSSDMSAFKAANPDAAFEDFIRWHSPGDWVSEDKSDGNPAWPPKGRLSQRMSEHGNMWRKIWNDAPALPVSEQKSLLDSVREGEKVVHYLETLRPQQLLEQMVCTAFKSSADILNKTTYGGFKLMKTKMDQLYATMASTLRSLQGKSDTSDLAGDLKRLCQVFEHIEKLLIFAASVHRKLIDAPRLAQSIFTDYFNYYLPKMGTSLESICYEKEFTTKEKVGMLEREAVSSLFRPPTANQSWRKVLSMGNLLNGHEPIQREIVFSVLEKLSNGHYSSPTPLSTDEQIETHRMYISGTSNDLWVALSVTSWD, encoded by the exons ATGGGCACATCACCCtacctccctcctcctcctccacttcGTCTTCCCCCCACCGATCCAACGAGGCAGACAGGGAAACTTCCTCGCGACCCCGCCCCGCCGCCCACCTCCTCCCCCGCCTCGCCGAGGGAGGGGATCGCCGACGCCGCCATGGCCTCCACCTCCTCCAAGCACGCCAAGCACCGCCGGATCGgagaggacgacggcgaggaggaggaggccgaggaggag CTCGGGCGATTTGATGATTTCACCATTGCTTCATCTTGGGAGAG GTTTATATCTGAGATAGAGGCAATTTGTCGTCAATGGCTAGCAGATGGCCCAAAGATCTTGATG CAAAAAGGTGCAGAGACTGTGCCTTCCTTTGAAAACTTGTACATGGTCAAGCGTGAACTGAAGCATGGGAAAAGAGTCTACTGTATGGAGTATCATTTTAGGAAATCTGCAAAAG GCAAATATTCGTACTGGGATGATGATACACATAGTACACAACTATCCTTTGGAGTAGATGAGTTTCTG ATAATTGCCCCCTTGAGTGCCAGCGGTGTTGTTCTTGATGATCCTGAATCAACTAAGCTTTTGAGTTCTGTAGCAATTGCATTGTCTAATTGTGGCAG CAATTGGCCAGCATTTGTACCTGTTCATGACCCTTCGCGAAAAGCATATATAGGAATTCAAAACATGGGAACTGTATTTACTCGAAGATTTGAAGCTGATCGAATTGGTAGCCAGGTCCCAATACGACTCATGCATCTGGAGGGTTTACATGAGCTATTCCTGTCAAAGTTT GTCCTATCCTCAACAGATTTTCCAGCAAAGGTAAAGGTAAACTTCTCGATGAAGCTTACCTACAGAACTCCTGAACATGATTATGATCATGAGGAGACTTTGGATTCTGAAGCTACCGAGTCAATACCAGAAAGTGAAGTTGCAAGCCAACCCAGAAAACAATGGGATGATGATTGCCCTTGGGCAGAGTGGTACTCTGCCGAGGATCCTGTTAAAG GTTTTGAGTTGACAACCATTTGGGGAGAGAAAATGTTTGAAGAGAGCTTTGAGATGGCTGAGGTGGAAAATGCTTCGTCGTTTGATGCTgatagttggcttcttcaaccaGTGGTGTCACCATACAT GGTTGATGATTCTATTGGGAAGTTTGTTGGGTTTGCATCCCAGCTACATCTGCTAGTAAATGCATTTGAATCGTCAGCAGAGGCACAATTTTTGGAAGATTTTGTTGCAG ATAATTCAGGCCAAGACAATTCAAAATCTTCTGTTGCTGTGCCTCCACCATCTGTCATTGATCGTGTTATGAAAGATCTTTTCAATGATG AGGCTGGAAACTCAAATTATGTGGAAGCAGAAAACAAGTATGGTCGCGCTTTGAAAGGAGCACCTTCAAATTCTCTCTTTGCTCAGTTCTGTTTACATGCATTGTGGTTTGGCAACTGCAATATACGTG CAATAGCAGTCTTATGGATTGATTTTGTGCGCGAAATTCGTTGGTGCTGGGAGGAGTCAGAACGACTACCGAGGATGAAAACCACTTCTAGCATTGACCTCTCTGCTTGTGTAATCCACCAAAAACTACAAATG CTTGCGATATGCATTGAGCGGAAGAAATCATTGAATCGTAAGAAGGATACTGATGATGCACATAAAGAAAAGACTTCAAATAGCATG GCACCTGATAAAATACGTAAAGGATCAGCAGGCGCTGTCCCTTCAATGATGCTGATAAATACATTTCAGGAAATGCATGCTCCATATACTCAG GATGCACCTTTGATGACAgaagatatgcatgaagaaaggCTCCATGCAGCTGAAGCTTTTGGCAATGCTGTT GGTTTATCTGGTCAACTGGAAAGGGATATATTATCTTCCG ATATGTCTGCTTTTAAAGCCGCAAACCCAGATGCTGCTTTTGAAGATTTTATTCGGTGGCATTCACCTGGTGACTGGGTGAGTGAGGACAAAAGTGATGGTAATCCAGCCTGGCCACCCAAAGGAAGGCTTTCTCAGCGTATGTCAGAACATGGGAATATGTGGCGCAAAATTTGGAATGATGCCCCAGCTTTGCCTGTCTCTGAACAGAAATCTCTGCTTGATTCTGTTCGAGAAGGAGAAAAG GTGGTTCATTACCTTGAAACTTTGAGGCCACAGCAGCTTCTTGAGCAAATGGTCTGCACAGCTTTCAAATCATCAGCTGACATTCTAAACAAGACCACATATGGTGGCTTCAAATTAATGAAGACTAAAATGGATCAACTATATGCTACAATGGCGTCGACATTAAGATCTCTTCAAG GGAAATCTGACACAAGTGATTTGGCTGGAGATTTGAAGCGACTTTGTCAAGTTTTTGAGCATATAGAGAAGTTGCTGATTTTTGCCGCTTCGGTCCACCGAAAACTTATAGATGCTCCAAGACTGGCTCAATCAATTTTTACTGACTACTTCAATTACTATCTTCCAAAAATGGGAACCAGCCTGGAAAGTATTTGTTATGAAAAG GAGTTCACTACTAAGGAAAAGGTGGGGATGCTTGAAAGGGAGGCTGTATCAAGCCTGTTTCGTCCCCCTACTGCCAATCAGTCATGGAGGAAAGTTTTGAGCATGGGAAATCTTTTGAACGGGCATGAACCAATACAAAGAGAGATTGTATTCTCAGTTCTGGAGAAACTAAGCAACGGTCACTATTCGAGCCCAACTCCGTTATCTACAGACGAACAGATTGAGACACATAGGATGTATATATCTGGTACATCTAATGATCTCTGGGTTGCTTTATCCGTGACATCCTGGGACTGA